A region of the Deltaproteobacteria bacterium genome:
AGCCCGGATGCGATCAGGCTCTTGACCAGCGTGCGGGGTTCGGCCACGCCGCTGCCGATAAATATGTTCATGCCCGGCCTGATATACTGCAGCACTTCTTCGGGCGTTACCACCTTTTTCTTCCAGTTCGTTTTCATACCGGTATTTACCTTTTTCTTTCTTTTTTTGACATGGTTTTTCTGTATTTTTTGACACGGATTACGCGGATTTCACTGATAGATGATGGGGTTAGACCGATCCATCACTTTGCGCTTGATCTCAACGGAGTGTCCAAAATTGATCAGCAAACCAACCTCAATACCTGTGGCCTTCAAATAATTAACCAATTGCACTTCATGGATATTCGTAATTGTCTTAACTGCTTTCAATTCCAATATGACCTTATGTTCAACAATCAAGTCGGCAAAATATTGGCCCACCAATACATCTTCGTAATAGACATCTGTCGCGCACTCTTTGGCAACTTCCAGCCCTGATCGCTCCAGCTCGACGCTCATGGCATTCTGGTAGACTTTTTCTAAAAATCCGAATCCGAGTATATTGTGAACCTTGAAAGCAGCTTTGATGATTTGGTCTGTCAGGCTAGCATGTTTCATTTATCAATTCCATTTTAATGTCTGTGCAATCCGTGAAATCCGTGTCTGTTACCCGAACCACTTCATTGTCCGTGGAATCCGCGAAATCCGTGTCTGTTACCCGAACCACTTCATTGTCCATGAAATCCGCGAAATCCGTGTCTGTTACCCGAACCACTTCATTGTCCGTGGAATCCGCGAAATCCGTGTCTGTTATTCGAAATTCACCGGCACCCGCACCCTATTGCCGGCCTTGTTTTTGAACAACAGGTAGCCCCTGGCCTGGCCGAACAGGTATAACTCCAGCGTCAACTTAACGTCCTTCCGGCAGTAGTCCAGAAGCTCACGCAGACGCTGCTGCTTCCACCACCTGAGCGCCTGCAGCCCGTCGGCACTTTTTTCGGCCTGCAGCGTGACCCTGGACAGATGGTCGAGGGAAAGCCGATACCCCAGGTGGTTGTGAACTTCCTCCAGAATATCCAGCGTGGGCAGCCGCCTGAAATCGAAGTCGGTATACCCGCTCAGGACTTTGTAGTCGAAACGTTTGATGTTGAAGCCGATCACCAGGTCCAGAACCCGCAGATGTTCGAACATTTCCGGAAGCTGCTCTTCCATGTATTCGAAGTAACGATCCTCCCGGGAATCGTACAGGACACCGCAACTGACTTTCATGCGATCGGCCCGGTGCCATCCGCCGACCTCTGCCGCGGAAAGCTGGGTTTCGAGGTCCAGAACACCGTAGCGCATCGGTTGTTCGGCGGTCAATACGGCTGCCGCTTCGCCGTCGCTCTCCGACCTGAAACGTTTCCGTTTTCTGGCATCCCGCCGTTTTCGCAAACGCCCCCCGTACCTGCCCTTCATTTTCTTTTCGGGTGCTGTCCGCTCAGGCGCTGCGACGACCTCCGAAGGTTCTGAATGCCTGCCTGATGCTTGTTCTGCGGTTGCAGGCAGCGATTTTTCCGCTTTGGCGGGCTCGCCCGCGCCGGCAAGGGTCAGGCTTTGAACGTCCACCCCTTCGCTTGTTTCTCCGGCCGGCCGGCCCGCAGGGGGTCGACGCCCGGCGCCACGCCGCAGATGCTCGAGAATGAAAATCGCGGCAGCCTTGTCGATGGGGCGATTTCCCGAACCGCACTTGGGCGAATGCACGCAGGAGGGGCAGCCGTTGTCGCATGGGCATTCCCTGATGGCTTTAAGGGTGACCTCCAGGAGGGACCCGGCGCGTGCGAACGCCTGGCGGCTCAACCCGGCACCTCCCGGAACACCGTCGTACACGAAAACGGCGGGGCGGCCCAGCTGCGGATGGAGGGGGATGGAGATGCCGCCCAGATCGTTGCGGTCCGCCATGACCAGCAGGGGAAACATGCCGATGGCAGCGTGTTCGATGGCGTGGATGCCCCCCATAAAGTGCATGAAGGCCGCTTCCGCGGCCGACTGGACCCGTGAGGGGATTTCGAACCACAGTCCCTCGGTTTCGAACGTCTGTGCCGGTAAATCCAGCGGCACCCTGTCGATTCTTTTGTGGGATCTGATCCGCCAGCGTTCATAGCCGGTCACCTGTTCGGTGACCTTCAGCTTTCCCAGGGATACGGTGGTGTCCCAGACCCTGCTCTCGTGCCACACCGCCATTATCTCCGTATCTTTGTGCGCCCTCACCCGTGTGTAGTAGTCTACATCCGCCGGCGACACACGCGCCGTCTTCGTTTCCAGATCGAGGTCGTCCACCAGGTAAGTGGATCCCCGGTGAAGGTAGATCGCACCCGGGTGGGTTTCCTTGAAAGCCCTGTGGCCGTCGATTTCACCACGGTGCTCTCCGTCGGAGCTGGCGACGATCTGATACCGGCTGCCGGTTCCCCTCAAATCGACATGGCGCTGGGGGGACTTGTATTTCGAAAACCAGCTGTCGCCGTCGGCGCTCTTGAGGAGTTCCCCCTCCTTTTCCAGTTGCCGCACGACGCCGGAAATCTGCCCCTTTTGCATTAACGGCTCCTGTTTCTTCAACGGCAGCTCCGCGGCTGCGCACACCAGGTGCTGCGCCACAATACCCGGATTGTCGGGGTTGATAACCGCCGCTTCCGGTTCGCGCCGGAACAGGTCTTCGGGATTACGCATGAAATATTGATCCAGGGCATCCTCGCCGGCGATCATGATCATGCCCGACGCCTGACCGCTGCGCCCCACCCTGCCCCCCCGCTGCAGGGTGGCCACGACGGTTCCCGGGTACCCCACCAGCAGGCAGAGGTCCAGATCGCCGATGTCGATCCCCAGTTCCAGCGCACTGGTCGAGATGACCGCCAAAAGTTCTCCGCTGTTGAGTTTGGCCTCGATTTCACGCCGCTCCCCGGGGAGGAAGCCGGCCCGGTAGGCGCTGATGCGGTCGGCGTACTCGCCGGCACTGCTGCCGGCCCAGATGGCGATCAGTTCGGCCAACTTCCTCGACTGGGTGTACACAATGGTTCGCAGGCCCCTGTGAAGCGCCGCTTTCAAAAGCAGAATGGCCGTCTGGGCCGGGCCCTCCAGTGGATCGATGAATACGGTGTGACGCTCACCCTGGGGATGACCGCCCTTCAAAACGGTGTCAACAGGCAGGCCGGTCAACTGCTCCGCCAGGTCGGCCGGGTTGGCGACCGTGGCCGAATTGAAGATGAATGTGGGGGCCGCCCCGTAGTAACGGCAGATCCGCCGGAGACGTCTGAACACCTGGGCCATGTGGGAGCCCATGACCCCCCGGTAGGTGTGGACCTCATCCACCACCACCAGCCGCAGCCCGGAAAAAAAATCCGACCAGTTCTGATGGTGCGGCAGAAAGGAAAGGTTGAGCATTTCGGGGTTGGTCATGATGACGTTGGGGGGGCGTTCCCTGATCTTTTTCCGCTGATGCCCCGGCGTGTCACCGTCGTAGATGGCCGCCGACGGCTTGCGGCCGTTTAAAAAAAAAGCGGTTTTATTGAAATTCAACAGCTGGTCCTGGGCCAGCGCCTTGAGGGGAAAAAGATAGAGGGCCCGCGCGCCGGGGTCGGCCAAAAAATGCTCCAGCAGCACCAGGTTGTACACCAGCGTCTTTCCCGAGGCCGTCGGCGTGGCCACGACGACATGCCGCCCGGACCTTGCCAGATCGATCGCTTCCGCCTGGTGGCGGTACAGCTGCCCGATGCCCAGCTCCGGCAGCATCCGGCTCAGTTCGGCTGGCCAGGCTGCGGGGGGCGCGGACAACCCGGCCGCTACCGCCGGAAGAACCTTGTGAAACACCACCTGTCCACCGAGCCGTCGGGAAGCCTTCAGGGCCCGAATGTAGGCTTTCACGCCTGAACGCTCATCCATTTTCCGCCATCGTTCCCCGGTTTGGGCTTGACGCCACACCCAACAAATTGATATTTTTTGATATTGACTTGAATTTTATGAAAATATATCTATATTTCATTAGATGGAACCGTACAATAGGCATTAATCATCTGTACCTGCATCGTTCAGAATCGGCAGGTGCTGCATTTTATGGCATGACCACATATCCTTTTCAAGAGGAAGCGGCAATATTGGAAGAACCTTCTTTATTGGCAGCAAATCCATTGTCTAAAACAGCTACCGCGATTTTTATCCCTTCCGGACAGTTCCGACACCTCCCATGCCAACCGGGGAACGGCCCGACATGACAAACGAGATTTTCCTACTGCTTGGCTTAGTCGTTTTGTCCGGATTTTTCTCTTCGGCGGAGACGGCACTCTTTTCCATCAGCAAAACCAAGGCGATTCACCTGGCCAAAGAGGGCGGGGGCCCATGCCATCTGATCCTGCGCATGAAAACGGACCCCCACACCCTTTTGACCACGATCCTCATCGGCAACAACCTCGTCAACGTGGCAGCGGCGGCGCTGGCCACCTCCGTGGCCATGCGTTCTTTCCCCGGTTTTGCCATCGGAATCGCCACCGGCGGCATGACCTTCCTGATCCTGGTTTTCGGCGAGGTTTTTCCCAAATCGATCGCCACGCGCAACAACATTCTGATCGCCAAAGCCGCCATTTACCCTATCTTCTGGCTCTCGCTGCTGTTCTTTCCGGTCATCAAGTT
Encoded here:
- a CDS encoding GxxExxY protein, yielding MKHASLTDQIIKAAFKVHNILGFGFLEKVYQNAMSVELERSGLEVAKECATDVYYEDVLVGQYFADLIVEHKVILELKAVKTITNIHEVQLVNYLKATGIEVGLLINFGHSVEIKRKVMDRSNPIIYQ
- a CDS encoding DEAD/DEAH box helicase; the encoded protein is MDERSGVKAYIRALKASRRLGGQVVFHKVLPAVAAGLSAPPAAWPAELSRMLPELGIGQLYRHQAEAIDLARSGRHVVVATPTASGKTLVYNLVLLEHFLADPGARALYLFPLKALAQDQLLNFNKTAFFLNGRKPSAAIYDGDTPGHQRKKIRERPPNVIMTNPEMLNLSFLPHHQNWSDFFSGLRLVVVDEVHTYRGVMGSHMAQVFRRLRRICRYYGAAPTFIFNSATVANPADLAEQLTGLPVDTVLKGGHPQGERHTVFIDPLEGPAQTAILLLKAALHRGLRTIVYTQSRKLAELIAIWAGSSAGEYADRISAYRAGFLPGERREIEAKLNSGELLAVISTSALELGIDIGDLDLCLLVGYPGTVVATLQRGGRVGRSGQASGMIMIAGEDALDQYFMRNPEDLFRREPEAAVINPDNPGIVAQHLVCAAAELPLKKQEPLMQKGQISGVVRQLEKEGELLKSADGDSWFSKYKSPQRHVDLRGTGSRYQIVASSDGEHRGEIDGHRAFKETHPGAIYLHRGSTYLVDDLDLETKTARVSPADVDYYTRVRAHKDTEIMAVWHESRVWDTTVSLGKLKVTEQVTGYERWRIRSHKRIDRVPLDLPAQTFETEGLWFEIPSRVQSAAEAAFMHFMGGIHAIEHAAIGMFPLLVMADRNDLGGISIPLHPQLGRPAVFVYDGVPGGAGLSRQAFARAGSLLEVTLKAIRECPCDNGCPSCVHSPKCGSGNRPIDKAAAIFILEHLRRGAGRRPPAGRPAGETSEGVDVQSLTLAGAGEPAKAEKSLPATAEQASGRHSEPSEVVAAPERTAPEKKMKGRYGGRLRKRRDARKRKRFRSESDGEAAAVLTAEQPMRYGVLDLETQLSAAEVGGWHRADRMKVSCGVLYDSREDRYFEYMEEQLPEMFEHLRVLDLVIGFNIKRFDYKVLSGYTDFDFRRLPTLDILEEVHNHLGYRLSLDHLSRVTLQAEKSADGLQALRWWKQQRLRELLDYCRKDVKLTLELYLFGQARGYLLFKNKAGNRVRVPVNFE